In Deinococcus aquiradiocola, the sequence CAGCAGCAACCTGTGGCCCTTCTCCACGCTCGGCTGGCCCGACCTGGACGCCGAGGACTTCCAGAAGTTCTACCCCACGCAGGTCCTCGTGACCGGCTACGACATCCTGTTCTTCTGGGTGGCGCGCATGCAGATGGCCGCGTACGGCCTGACCGACCAGGCACCCTTCGGGCGCATCATGCTGCACGGCCTGTACCTCGACGAGAAGGGCCAGAAGATGTCCAAGAGCAAGGGAAACGGCATCGACCCGCTCGCGCTGTTCGAGACGTACGGCGTGGACGCCAGCCGCTTCGCGTTCGCGTTCCTGTCCACCGGCGGGCAGGACATCCGGCACGACCCGAGGCGCTTCGAGCAGGGCCGCAACTTCGCGAACAAACTCTGGAACGCCGCGCGCTTCGCGGTCCTGAACATCCAGAAGGCCGACGACGCCGGACTGCTCGGCGAGTCCGGCAGCGGCGACGACCTCACCCGCTACGTGCGGCACGCCGTGCGCGAACGCACCGGCGACCCCATCCGCAGCCGCGACGCGCTCGCGCAGGTGCGCGCCCAGCCGGACCAGCTGACCCTCGCGGACCGCTGGATCATCAGCCGCTTGGACGCCGTGACCCGCGAGGTGACCGCGCACCTCGACGCGCTCGACATCGGCGCCGCCATCCGCGCGCTGTACAGCTTCACGTGGGACGAGTTCTGCGACTGGTACATCGAGGCCGCGAAACCCGCCCTGCAGGAGGGCCGCCTCGGGACGCTCGTCACCGTCAAGGCCGTGCTGGAACACATCCTCAAGATGCTGCACCCCGTCATGCCGTTCATCACGAGCGAGCTGTACCAGAACCTCGGGCACCGCCGCCAGATCGCCGTGCACACCTGGCCCGAAGGGGACGACACCCTGCACGACGAGGAAGCCACCCGCGCCTTCGAGACGCTGCGCGCCGCCGTCAGTGCCGCCCGCAGCCTCAAGAACGAACTCGGCATGGCCCCCCAGGAACGCCTGAACGTCGCGCTGGACGGCGAGCGCGCGGGCGTGGTGCTCGACAACCGCACCATCGTGGAAGGCATCGCGCGCGTCACGCTGGTGGACGCCCTGGACGGCCGCACCCTCAGCGCCGTCGAGGCGGGCCTCACGGTCCTCGCGCCGCTTGAAGGGACGGTCGACATCGCCGACTGGCTCGGCAAGCAGAAGAAACGCCTCGCGGAACTCGACAAACAGATCAACCAGGCGCAGGGCAAACTGAACAACGCGGGCTTCGTCGCGCGCGCCCCGCAGGACGTGATCGACGAGGAACGCCGCCGCGTCACGGACTTCACCGCGCAGAAGGAACGCCTGCAGGCCGTCCTCGCCCAGTTCTGAAGCACAGCCCTGCACCGGAATTCCCGGTCAGGGCCCCACCCGCACGCACGCCCGGCAGACCCGCTCTGCCGGGCGTGCCGCATCATGGTCATCCGTCACGCCGCGCGGGTCCGGCCGGGCGTACCATGCGGAGTGACCCGGCCCCACCGATCCTCCCCGGGGCCTTCCGCACTGCCGTCAGAGGTGACCTCATGGATGCACGTCCGCCCGTCCCGCCGTTCACGCACGAGACCGCCTGCCAGAAGGCCCGGCTGGCTGAGGACGCCTGGAATTCCCGCGATCCGGAACGCGTGTCGCTCGCGTACACGGAGGACACGGTGTGGCGCAACCGCTCCGAGTTCCTGCGGGGCCGCGAGGCCGTCGTCGCGTTCCTGACGCGCAAGTGGGCGGCGGAACACGAGTACCGCCTCGTGAAGGAGGTGTGGGCCTTCCATCAGGAGCGCGTGTCGGTCCGCTTCGTGTACGAGTACCACGACGCGTCCGGGCAGTGGTTCCGCGCGCACGGGAACGAGCAGTGGGCCTTCACGGACGCGGGCCTGATGGCGCGGCGCGAGGCGTCCATCAACGACGTGCCCATCCGCGAAACGGACCGCCTGTTCCGCTGGCCGCTCGGCCCGCGCCCGCACGGCACGCCCGGCCTGAGCGAGCTGGGCCTGTAGAGGCGGGGGCGGGCGGCAGGGGAGGGCACGCTCTATGCTGACCTTCATGTACTCGCGTTTCGCCAAGCCGCTGCTGTTCCGCCTGGACGCCGAACGGGCGCATCACTTCACCATCCGCGGAGCCGCTGTCCTCGGCCGCGTGCCGCTCGTGACGGGCGTCGCCGCGTCCGCCCTGCGCCCCGACCCGGCCCTCACGCAGACCCTCTGGGGCCGCGCGTACCGCAGCCCGCTGGGGCTCGCGGCGGGCCTCGACAAGAACGCCGAGGCGGTCCCCGTCTTCACGGCGCTCGGGTTCGGGTTCGTGGAGGTGGGCACCGTCACGCCCCGCCCGCAGCCCGGCAATCCCCTCCCGCGCCTGTACCGGCTCCCGCCGGACGACGCGCTCATCAACCGCATGGGTTTCAACAACGGCGGCACGGGCCGCATGGCGCGGCACCTGACGGGCCAGCGGCACGCGCCCGTCTGGGTGAACATCGGCAAGAACAAGGACACCCCGAACGACGCGGCCGCGCAGGACTACCTGGACGCCGTGCGCTCCCTGTACCGCCACGCGGAGGGCTTCGTAATCAACGTCAGCAGCCCCAACACGCCCGGCCTGCGCTCCCTGCAGGCCGCCGACGAACTCACGCGGCTCGTAGGAACCGTGCTGGACGAGGTGTGGACCCTGCGACCCTCCCTGCCGGTCCTCGTGAAACTGTCGCCCGACATGGACGAACAGGACTTCGCGGCGAGCGTGCAGGCCATGCAGGCGGTCGGCGTGTCGGGCGTGGTGGTCAGCAACACCACCCTGGACCGGACCGGCCTGACGCACCCGAACCGTGACGAGGCGGGCGGCCTCAGCGGACGCCCGCTCACGCGCCGCTCCACCGCGCTCGTCGCCGCCGCGTACCGCCTGACGGGCGGCACCCTGCCCATCGTGGGGGTCGGCGGCATCTTCAGCGCGCAGGACGCGTATGACAAGATCCGCGCCGGGGCGAGCCTCGTGGAGCTGTACACGGCCCTCGTGTACGGCGGGCCGGGCCTGCCCGCCCGCATCAACGCGGACCTCGCGGCCCTGCTGCGCCGCGACGGATTCACGCACGTCAGCGAGGCCGTCGGCGTGGACGCGCGGTAAAGGGGACGCCCGCCAGAACGGAACGCGCCAGGAATGAACCGAACGGCGCGGGCCTGCATGCGGTCCGGTGCTCGCGGCGGGGCGGCGGCTCCGCGTTCCGCCCGTCTGATACGGTTTTGATTTAGACATTTAGCATCAGGCAGCCGGGAGCCAGTGGAAGCTCGTGAGATTCGAGACCAGGGCATGCTCCTGCATCAACCACACGCAACGGCGATCCAGCGGTTCGATCAGCTCCGAAAGGGTTGACCACGCGCGATTCACCAGCCCCTCCTTCAACGGCAGCCACAGGTGTTCAGCAGGCATCAACTCTGGCGTGTACGGCAAGGTGAACACCAGGTGCACGCCCGAGGGCACGATCACCTGAGGACTGCGGTGCCAGCCAGCGTTATCGACCACCACCACCAGTAGACGTTCGTCTGCTGGATCGAATCTCGCCTTGAACAACGCCAGCGCCGCACTGAACGACTCCACATCCACGGTATCGAAGCGCAACAGATCACTCCGCCCCGANNNNNNNNNNCAGACGTTCGTCTGCTGGATCGAATCTCGCCTTGAACAACGCCAGCGCCGCACTGAACGACTCCACATCCACGGTATCGAAGCGCAACAGAT encodes:
- a CDS encoding nuclear transport factor 2 family protein; this translates as MDARPPVPPFTHETACQKARLAEDAWNSRDPERVSLAYTEDTVWRNRSEFLRGREAVVAFLTRKWAAEHEYRLVKEVWAFHQERVSVRFVYEYHDASGQWFRAHGNEQWAFTDAGLMARREASINDVPIRETDRLFRWPLGPRPHGTPGLSELGL
- a CDS encoding quinone-dependent dihydroorotate dehydrogenase, with the translated sequence MYSRFAKPLLFRLDAERAHHFTIRGAAVLGRVPLVTGVAASALRPDPALTQTLWGRAYRSPLGLAAGLDKNAEAVPVFTALGFGFVEVGTVTPRPQPGNPLPRLYRLPPDDALINRMGFNNGGTGRMARHLTGQRHAPVWVNIGKNKDTPNDAAAQDYLDAVRSLYRHAEGFVINVSSPNTPGLRSLQAADELTRLVGTVLDEVWTLRPSLPVLVKLSPDMDEQDFAASVQAMQAVGVSGVVVSNTTLDRTGLTHPNRDEAGGLSGRPLTRRSTALVAAAYRLTGGTLPIVGVGGIFSAQDAYDKIRAGASLVELYTALVYGGPGLPARINADLAALLRRDGFTHVSEAVGVDAR
- a CDS encoding transposase — translated: SGRSDLLRFDTVDVESFSAALALFKARFDPADERLLVVVVDNAGWHRSPQVIVPSGVHLVFTLPYTPELMPAEHLWLPLKEGLVNRAWSTLSELIEPLDRRCVWLMQEHALVSNLTSFHWLPAA